Proteins co-encoded in one Bradyrhizobium sp. 170 genomic window:
- a CDS encoding choice-of-anchor K domain-containing protein translates to MGKIFKILTAGLLAAAVHSPASAALVSFTGDGNFSNVTNCNGGSPGCSITNNGNVLKMSGATWPGNQSSTLTITDIVGTNVPTNKNDYVIGKITWVNQATYHTDQNFNVNYTFSLNFTSPGSSSDSQVFNLNIRQTTNPSPDNVFNISQVTLNNLGPFTLNGVTVSDIHFVEYGDGWYDGSKWTNPECGTSTLKIVADFTADIHAPPVPEPSTWAMMILGFGGVGFMAYRRKRGGNALAAA, encoded by the coding sequence ATGGGCAAAATATTTAAAATTCTAACCGCAGGTTTACTCGCCGCTGCAGTGCATTCACCGGCCAGTGCAGCGCTCGTGAGCTTCACCGGCGACGGCAATTTTTCCAACGTCACGAATTGCAACGGCGGCAGCCCCGGTTGTTCCATTACGAACAACGGCAACGTGCTCAAAATGTCGGGAGCGACGTGGCCGGGAAATCAGTCGAGCACGCTGACCATCACCGACATCGTCGGCACCAACGTTCCGACCAATAAGAACGATTACGTCATCGGCAAGATCACTTGGGTGAACCAGGCCACCTACCACACCGACCAGAACTTCAACGTCAACTACACCTTTTCGCTGAACTTCACCTCGCCGGGCAGTTCGTCCGATTCTCAGGTGTTCAACCTCAACATCCGGCAGACGACCAACCCGTCGCCGGACAACGTGTTCAACATCAGCCAGGTAACGCTCAACAACCTGGGTCCATTCACTCTCAACGGCGTGACGGTTTCCGACATTCATTTCGTTGAATATGGCGATGGATGGTACGATGGAAGCAAATGGACGAACCCGGAGTGCGGGACGTCGACTCTCAAGATAGTGGCAGATTTCACCGCCGATATTCATGCTCCGCCTGTACCGGAACCTTCAACCTGGGCGATGATGATCCTCGGCTTCGGCGGCGTCGGCTTCATGGCCTATCGCCGCAAGCGTGGTGGAAACGCTCTCGCGGCCGCCTGA
- a CDS encoding CHRD domain-containing protein, protein MYRSFIGIAGVLVSALTLSSASARADIFLHANLTNSAENPAAVPTTAIGAPRPASFGTVDFILNTAQTALSFTATIFNIDFTGSQTADINDNLIAAHIHAGPLVTPATNGPVVWGFFGAPFNDNNPNDLVFTPFATGVGGSISGKWDAPEGNGTTLVAQLANILGGQSYINFHTMQFPGGELRGNIGAVPEPSTCAMLIMGFAGVSFMAYRRRNQSALQVA, encoded by the coding sequence ATGTACCGTTCCTTTATTGGTATTGCCGGTGTTCTTGTCTCAGCCCTTACTTTGTCGAGCGCCAGCGCCCGCGCTGATATTTTTCTCCACGCCAACCTGACTAATTCGGCTGAAAACCCAGCGGCCGTGCCGACAACAGCCATCGGGGCGCCGCGCCCTGCTTCGTTCGGAACGGTGGACTTCATTCTAAACACGGCCCAGACGGCACTCAGCTTCACGGCGACAATCTTCAATATTGACTTCACCGGCTCGCAAACCGCGGACATTAACGACAACCTTATCGCGGCGCACATTCACGCCGGTCCATTGGTAACACCGGCGACTAACGGACCCGTCGTGTGGGGATTCTTCGGAGCGCCTTTCAACGACAACAATCCGAACGATTTGGTATTTACGCCATTCGCAACCGGCGTCGGCGGCTCAATCAGCGGAAAATGGGATGCGCCGGAAGGCAACGGAACGACGCTTGTTGCGCAATTGGCCAACATCCTCGGTGGCCAATCGTATATCAATTTTCACACGATGCAGTTCCCAGGTGGCGAGCTTCGCGGCAACATCGGCGCAGTGCCGGAACCGTCCACCTGCGCGATGCTGATCATGGGCTTCGCTGGCGTCAGCTTCATGGCTTACCGCCGTCGTAACCAGAGTGCGCTTCAAGTAGCGTAA
- a CDS encoding protein-L-isoaspartate O-methyltransferase codes for MSGFATARQKMVDGQVRPSDVTDIRILDAMLAVPREAFVPENKRALAYLDLDLDVSEGGAAKRFLIKPVVLAKMLQAAEIKEADRVLVVGCATGYAAAVIARFASQVTATESDSALAAKAQAILASNGCGNVTVRPAAPADGDPASAPYDVIVLNGATEVVPEQLYAQLRSGGRLVGVFATSRPARATIVTASHGDFGHRTLFDAAAPVLPGMELVPAFVF; via the coding sequence ATGTCCGGTTTTGCGACCGCGCGCCAGAAAATGGTCGATGGTCAGGTGCGTCCGAGCGACGTCACCGATATCCGAATCCTCGATGCCATGCTGGCGGTGCCGCGCGAGGCCTTCGTTCCCGAAAACAAGCGGGCTCTGGCCTATCTGGACCTCGATCTCGATGTGAGCGAAGGCGGCGCGGCCAAGCGGTTCCTGATCAAGCCGGTGGTGCTGGCGAAGATGCTGCAGGCGGCTGAGATCAAGGAAGCCGACCGCGTCCTGGTGGTCGGCTGCGCCACCGGATACGCCGCCGCCGTAATCGCCCGATTCGCTTCCCAGGTGACTGCGACGGAGAGCGATTCGGCGCTGGCGGCGAAGGCGCAGGCGATTCTGGCCAGCAATGGCTGTGGAAACGTAACCGTCCGCCCCGCGGCGCCGGCCGATGGAGACCCGGCAAGCGCGCCCTACGATGTCATCGTGCTGAACGGCGCGACCGAGGTCGTGCCGGAACAGCTCTACGCGCAATTGCGCAGCGGCGGCCGGTTGGTGGGCGTTTTTGCGACGTCACGGCCGGCACGGGCTACCATCGTGACTGCTTCGCATGGCGATTTCGGTCACCGGACGCTGTTCGATGCCGCCGCCCCGGTGCTGCCCGGCATGGAACTTGTTCCGGCCTTCGTTTTCTAG
- a CDS encoding TolC family outer membrane protein produces MRGVKEFAGAAASVLLLVCLGSTPVLADTIEAALVRAYQNNPQLNAQRAQVRVTDENVPQALSGYRPRVSVTASAGYQYTDTLSTQGGDANTLVRTNIHGANPPRSVGATITQTLFNGQQTANNTRRAESQVSGAREALRALESTVLLSAATIYMDYLQNSAIVEVQKSNVRVLEQTLKQTRDRFNVGEVTRTDVAQSEAQLAAGKTQLLTAEANLTTTRSNFRRIIGNEPQALAPGSPVDRFLPSTLPAAVELGLTQNPNVTAAMFGIDVSYLQVKVAEGALLPTVTLQASVQQSYEQSLIQYRSFGASAITQLSVPIYQGGSEYSLIRQSKETVAQQRLVLDQTRDQTRANVVTAWGQLVAGKAQVQSAQSQVAASEIALNGVREEAKAGQRTTLDVLNAQQALVNARVALVTAQHDRVVASYSVLNTIGRLTPQVLNLSTTVYDPSVHYHQVRDSWVGVRTPDGR; encoded by the coding sequence ATGCGTGGGGTGAAGGAATTTGCCGGAGCTGCGGCTTCGGTCCTTCTATTAGTATGCTTGGGCTCGACGCCCGTCTTGGCCGACACCATTGAGGCGGCCTTGGTGCGCGCCTATCAGAATAATCCGCAGCTCAATGCGCAGCGCGCGCAGGTGCGCGTCACCGATGAGAACGTACCGCAGGCGCTGTCGGGCTACCGCCCGAGGGTCTCGGTCACGGCGAGTGCGGGCTACCAATATACGGATACGCTGAGCACGCAGGGCGGCGACGCAAACACGCTCGTTCGCACCAATATTCACGGCGCCAATCCGCCGCGCAGCGTCGGCGCGACCATTACGCAGACGCTCTTCAACGGCCAGCAGACCGCGAACAACACCAGAAGGGCGGAAAGCCAGGTTTCCGGCGCGCGCGAAGCCCTGCGGGCACTCGAGTCGACGGTGTTGCTCAGCGCCGCCACGATCTACATGGACTATCTGCAAAACTCCGCGATCGTCGAAGTGCAGAAGAGCAACGTTCGCGTGCTTGAGCAGACGCTGAAACAGACACGCGATCGCTTCAATGTCGGCGAAGTCACGCGCACCGACGTCGCGCAGTCGGAGGCGCAACTGGCCGCCGGCAAGACGCAGCTCCTGACCGCGGAAGCCAATCTGACGACGACGCGTTCGAACTTCCGCCGCATCATCGGCAATGAGCCGCAAGCGCTTGCGCCGGGCTCGCCGGTCGATCGCTTCCTGCCATCGACGCTGCCGGCCGCCGTCGAGCTCGGCCTGACGCAAAACCCGAACGTCACCGCGGCGATGTTCGGCATCGACGTCAGCTACCTTCAGGTCAAGGTGGCCGAAGGCGCGCTGTTGCCGACGGTCACGTTGCAGGCCTCTGTGCAGCAGTCCTATGAGCAGAGCCTGATCCAATACAGGTCGTTCGGCGCGTCTGCGATCACGCAGCTTTCGGTGCCGATCTATCAGGGCGGCAGCGAATATTCGCTGATCCGGCAGTCCAAGGAAACGGTGGCGCAGCAGCGCCTCGTTCTCGACCAGACCCGCGACCAGACCCGTGCCAACGTGGTCACGGCATGGGGCCAGCTCGTTGCCGGCAAGGCGCAGGTGCAGTCCGCCCAGTCGCAGGTGGCGGCGTCCGAAATCGCGTTGAACGGCGTGCGCGAGGAAGCCAAGGCCGGACAGCGCACCACGCTCGACGTGCTGAACGCGCAGCAGGCGCTGGTGAATGCGCGCGTGGCGCTCGTCACCGCGCAGCATGACCGCGTGGTTGCATCGTACTCCGTGCTGAACACGATCGGACGTCTGACGCCGCAGGTGCTCAACCTGTCGACCACGGTCTACGATCCGAGCGTGCACTATCACCAGGTGCGCGATAGCTGGGTCGGCGTTCGCACACCCGACGGCCGCTGA
- a CDS encoding DUF2497 domain-containing protein, translating into MTQPAKVQEPSMEEILASIRRIIADDEAKPAAAEKPASPPAAAKPAMMKDIPPSAIAPAPKPAAAPKPAPPPPPPAPEPVASNNQDDIDAMLASLDAATPEADIRPAQPEPEADVFELTDEMALPEPAPAPAAATFSKVEPQDDIEFTEAKASRRQPAYEPPMESPPARPILSHSTVSAVESAFNSLANTVLSNNARTLEDLVKEMLRPMLKSWLDDNLPGLVERIVKAEIERVSRGGR; encoded by the coding sequence ATGACGCAACCTGCAAAGGTCCAAGAGCCCTCGATGGAGGAGATTCTGGCGTCGATCCGTCGCATCATAGCCGACGACGAGGCAAAGCCTGCAGCTGCCGAAAAGCCTGCGAGCCCGCCGGCCGCCGCGAAGCCGGCCATGATGAAGGATATCCCGCCGTCGGCGATTGCTCCGGCGCCAAAGCCGGCTGCCGCACCGAAGCCGGCCCCGCCACCACCGCCGCCTGCGCCCGAACCGGTTGCCAGCAACAACCAGGATGACATCGATGCGATGCTGGCGAGCCTCGATGCGGCGACGCCCGAGGCCGACATAAGGCCGGCGCAGCCCGAGCCCGAAGCCGACGTGTTCGAACTCACCGACGAGATGGCATTGCCGGAGCCGGCACCAGCCCCCGCCGCGGCAACATTCAGCAAGGTTGAACCGCAGGACGATATCGAATTCACCGAAGCCAAGGCGTCACGTCGCCAGCCGGCCTATGAGCCACCGATGGAAAGCCCACCAGCGCGACCGATTTTATCGCATTCGACCGTCTCCGCCGTGGAATCTGCTTTCAACTCGCTGGCCAATACCGTGCTGAGCAACAACGCGCGGACGCTGGAGGATCTGGTCAAGGAGATGCTGCGGCCGATGCTGAAATCCTGGCTCGACGACAATTTGCCGGGATTGGTCGAGCGGATCGTCAAGGCCGAAATCGAGCGGGTTTCGCGCGGCGGGCGCTAG